From the genome of Scytonema hofmannii PCC 7110, one region includes:
- a CDS encoding glycosyltransferase family 4 protein — translation MKLCIVTHSVIKGDGQGRVNYEVAQEAIRRGHHVTLLSSQIAPELQQNDQVHWFPIPVEGWPAELLRNLIFALASTNWLRKHRSQLDVVKANGAITWARSDLNAVHFVHGSWLKFSAKQAKPKSVKTGFNPRQVIYDLYQWFYTALNARWEQKAFRQTQAVVAVSDKVAKDLLEIGVPPESIQIVVNGVDLQEFSPGVSDRKKWGLPEGVPLALFAGDIRIPRKNLDTVLYALVKVPNLHLAVAGITEGSPYPQLAATLGINDRVHFLGLRRDVPSVMKAVDFFVFPSRYEPFGLVVIEAMATGIPVITATSTGAADLVTPEAGIVLPDSDDVEALATAMSTLTNNQQLRTQMGQVSRTIAEQHSWSKMAQTYVDLLEELTSRG, via the coding sequence GTGAAGCTCTGCATCGTTACCCACAGCGTTATTAAAGGTGATGGACAGGGTCGAGTCAATTACGAGGTTGCCCAAGAAGCAATTCGGCGCGGTCATCACGTTACCTTGTTATCAAGTCAAATAGCCCCGGAATTACAACAAAACGACCAAGTTCATTGGTTTCCAATTCCGGTTGAAGGATGGCCGGCTGAATTGCTTCGTAACTTAATTTTTGCTCTTGCCAGCACAAATTGGTTGCGTAAGCATCGTTCTCAACTTGATGTAGTCAAAGCCAATGGTGCGATTACTTGGGCAAGGAGCGATCTCAACGCCGTCCATTTCGTGCATGGTTCTTGGCTAAAATTCTCCGCCAAACAGGCAAAGCCTAAGTCAGTCAAAACTGGATTCAATCCACGCCAAGTTATTTACGATTTATATCAGTGGTTTTACACAGCTTTAAATGCAAGGTGGGAACAAAAGGCTTTTCGTCAAACACAAGCAGTAGTGGCAGTTTCTGATAAAGTCGCTAAAGATTTATTAGAAATTGGTGTACCCCCAGAGTCCATTCAGATCGTTGTCAATGGCGTCGATTTGCAAGAGTTTTCCCCTGGTGTTAGCGATCGCAAAAAATGGGGTCTTCCAGAAGGAGTTCCCCTTGCTTTATTTGCAGGTGATATCAGAATCCCTCGGAAAAACTTAGACACGGTACTGTATGCCCTTGTGAAAGTACCCAATTTACACCTAGCAGTTGCAGGCATTACAGAAGGCAGCCCCTATCCCCAACTTGCAGCAACACTAGGGATAAATGACCGAGTCCACTTTTTAGGATTGCGCCGTGACGTACCATCCGTCATGAAAGCAGTCGATTTCTTTGTTTTTCCCTCCCGGTACGAACCTTTTGGCTTAGTTGTGATTGAAGCTATGGCCACAGGCATACCTGTCATCACTGCTACCTCCACAGGAGCAGCAGATTTGGTAACACCGGAGGCGGGGATCGTTTTACCAGACTCAGACGATGTTGAAGCTTTAGCCACTGCAATGTCAACCCTGACAAACAACCAACAGCTGAGAACTCAAATGGGTCAAGTCTCCCGAACCATAGCAGAACAACACAGCTGGAGCAAAATGGCACAAACCTATGTGGATTTGTTAGAAGAGTTAACTTCTAGGGGTTAA
- a CDS encoding glycosyltransferase family 2 protein, giving the protein MRVSACITTRNRTKNLEECLQALWNSDVKPYTVVVSDDSSSIEVQQQNYQIVQKYPGTKYITGPRLGVCANRNNAVNAIPSSETDFVAFIDDDICVKPDFIARALERYSQLSPEQRNRTILSGVSRSPDGSFEMVSGKLSFRGYFCKSDVPESVAIHATLFPRKFFDQEQWDENIFFGYEDAELCLRALKQGYKIQHCPELLVTHAASEGFTSTLNEPGVGSLTRYEISIEAARLYIGIKRYKDLSPDPIKLVVFLILYFVHMTLYLMKRGAIQAWPQIVRLSRIQKLWRPSVV; this is encoded by the coding sequence ATGCGAGTATCAGCTTGTATTACCACGAGAAATCGTACAAAAAACTTAGAAGAATGTTTGCAAGCACTGTGGAATTCTGATGTTAAACCCTACACTGTTGTTGTTTCTGACGACTCTTCAAGTATAGAAGTACAGCAGCAGAATTATCAGATTGTTCAGAAATATCCGGGAACCAAATACATTACAGGTCCTCGCCTTGGAGTTTGTGCTAACCGCAATAATGCAGTTAATGCAATCCCCTCCTCTGAAACTGATTTTGTCGCCTTTATTGATGATGATATTTGTGTTAAACCAGACTTTATTGCTCGTGCTCTAGAGAGATACTCTCAACTGTCTCCAGAACAAAGAAATCGCACTATCCTTTCAGGCGTCAGTCGCAGCCCAGATGGTTCCTTTGAGATGGTTTCTGGAAAGTTGTCTTTTCGGGGATATTTCTGTAAATCCGATGTTCCTGAATCTGTAGCTATTCATGCCACCCTGTTCCCTCGGAAATTTTTTGACCAAGAACAGTGGGACGAAAATATTTTCTTTGGCTATGAAGATGCAGAACTTTGTCTGCGAGCTTTAAAACAAGGCTACAAAATTCAACACTGCCCTGAGTTGTTAGTCACTCACGCTGCAAGCGAGGGTTTTACAAGTACGTTGAACGAACCTGGAGTGGGTAGCTTGACAAGATATGAAATCTCAATAGAAGCAGCTCGGCTTTACATCGGCATAAAACGTTATAAAGATTTATCTCCCGATCCAATTAAACTAGTAGTATTTCTCATTTTATATTTTGTTCATATGACACTCTATTTGATGAAGCGGGGAGCAATTCAAGCTTGGCCTCAAATTGTTCGTCTATCCCGCATTCAGAAATTATGGCGTCCGTCTGTCGTGTAG